A genomic window from Purpureocillium takamizusanense chromosome 2, complete sequence includes:
- a CDS encoding uncharacterized protein (EggNog:ENOG503PTAZ) — translation MTDFSHTLATLQHCVVCGSEISLTYAARPTESWKAHAQPLEHASPPSVPRVPQALVPPGLCSHTFEGQEARLVHAACWHVVARLWGKTEFTAAELDGFLDCARDASPFLPEIRFREAPDRFDVTVDHTLDADDLEGRTSRAETDAQRRFEELCAGLKDEGIKSPVLLGLRRHPLPERLHAFVSRTLASPTDAANKETPALRFWAKVIGLLTSASAGPDAPFSQADSPSRAARVAQALRNIRHGGPSRFPHTANHDVVRANASSILLALQLIPVEDIFEADHALLDGQRPKLQRPRPEPLSSLRPGWPFRLSFLTLRREYYVDNMDFGRRFRVGMKYLRTIDFRFHDDTQQHQHQQRPEQHTLAGGGSYVVPAVRSLCGMQLVRDGIGVFAVHAKDGNDWYTVWQQDPTIKITPHMAALPTSAQWPEGMQKGDLLLVSDTVKDIAVFDQFSQYLRDSGVSC, via the exons ATGACCGACTTCTCGCACACCTTGGCCACCTTGCAGCACTGCGTCGTCTGCGGCTCCGAAATCTCCCTCACGTACGCGGCCCGCCCGACCGAGTCGTGGAAAGCCCACGCCCAGCCGCTGGAGcacgcctcgccgccgtccgtcccgcGGGTGCCCCAGGCGCTCGTCCCTCCGGGTCTTTGCTCGCACACCTTTGAGGGCCAGGAGGCGCGCCTCGTGCACGCCGCGTGCtggcacgtcgtcgcgcgtctCTGGGGCAAGACGGAGTTCACCGCGGCGGAGCTCGACGGCTTCCTCGActgcgcgcgcgacgcgagCCCCTTCTTGCCCGAGATACGCTTCCGCGAGGCGCCCGACCGCTTCGACGTGACCGTCGACCACaccctcgacgccgatgacCTCGAGGGCCGCACGAGCAGGGCCGAGACGGACGCCCAGCGACGCTTCGAGGAGCTCTGTGCGGggctcaaggacgagggTATTAAAAGCCCCGTCCTACTCGGCCTGCGACGCCATCCCCTGCCGGAGCGACTCCACGCCTTCGTCTCGCGCACGCTGGCGAGCCCGACGGACGCGGCGAACAAAGAGACACCGGCTTTGAGGTTCTGGGCAAAGGTTATCGGCCTTCTCACATCTGCGTCCGCCGGACCGGACGCACCCTTTTCGCAGGCAGACAGCCCCAGCCGTGCGGCTCGCGTCGCGCAAGCGCTGCGCAACATCCGACACGGGGGGCCCTCGCGGTTCCCGCACACGGCCAACCACGATGTCGTGCGCGCCAACGCCTCGtccatcctcctcgcgctgcagctcatcCCCGTCGAGGACATCTTCGAGGCGGACCACGCCCTCCTGGACGGTCAGCGCCCGAAgctgcagcgcccgcgcccggagcccctgtcgtcgttgcgccCCGGATGGCCGTTCCGCCTCAGCTTCCTGACGCTCCGGCGCGAGTATTACGTCGACAACATGGACTTTGGGCGGCGCTTCCGCGTCGGCATGAAGTACCTGCGCACCATCGACTTTCGGTTTCACGACGAtacgcagcagcaccagcaccagcagcggccagAGCAGCACACGCTGGCCGGTGGCGGTAGCTAcgtggtgccggcggtgcgCAGCCTCTGCGGGATGCAGCTGGTGCGAGACGGCATTGGCGTCTTTGCAGTCCATgccaaggacggcaacgacTGGTACACGGTTTGGCAGCAAGACCCGACGATTAAGATAACGCCGCACATGGCCGCATTGCCCACGTCTGCGCAGTGGCCCGAGGGAATGCAAAAGGGGGACCTGCTCCTTGTGTCTGAT ACGGTCAAGGACATTGCAGTGTTTGACCAGTTCTCACAGTACTTGCGAGACTCGGGCGTGTCGTGTTGA
- a CDS encoding uncharacterized protein (COG:S~EggNog:ENOG503NX9R): MCGRYALALRPSQVRQMMEDDDMPVAYAPDDDGPGAPRQSYNFAPGYHGIVYRADTPDWGTGPAPRSHARADDAAAEESTDKEKEVSASDAAVAPVHVQYKLQSMKWGLIPFWTKRNPDYSTMMRTINCRDDSLSTPGGMWASMKARKRCIVIAQGFFEWLKTGPKDKLPHYVKRKDGHLMCLAGLWDCVQYDGSDEKLYTYTIITTDSNKQLKFLHDRMPVMFDPGSDKIKQWLDPSKHEWDRQLQSLLKPFDGQLEVYPVSKDVGKVGNNSPSFIIPLNSKENKSNIANFFANASQKGGAKGGEKTTASTKDAKTETEKQGPFTAVKEEAPESSPAEKRKAVPSVGDSPPAKKTATERKKISATQNERRSPVKSKAPGSQKITKFFGNSA, from the exons ATGTGTGGTCGCTATGCACTGGCACTG CGCCCGTCACAGGTGAGGCAGATGATGGAGGATGATGACATGCCCGTGGCGTATGCCCCGGATGACGATGGCCCCGGCGCGCCTCGGCAGTCGTACAACTTTGCCCCGGGGTACCACGGCATCGTCTATCGCGCCGACACGCCGGATTGGGGCACCGGTCCCGCACCCCGCTCACATGCCAGggccgatgacgccgccgcggaggagtCCACCgacaaggaaaaggaggTTTCTGCCTCTGACGCAGCGGTGGCACCTGTCCACGTCCAGTACAAGCTTCAGTCGATGAAATGGGGCCTCATTCCCTTCTGGACCAAGCGCAACCCAGACTACTCGACCATGATGCGCACCATCAACTGCCGCGACGACTCCCTCAGCACCCCGGGCGGCATGTGGGCCAGCATGAAGGCCCGCAAGcgctgcatcgtcatcgcgcAGGGCTTCTTCGAGTGGCTCAAGACCGGCCCCAAGGACAAGCTGCCACACTACGTGAAGCGCAAGGACGGCCATCTCATGTGCCTTGCCGGCCTGTGGGACTGTGTCCAGTACGACG GCTCCGACGAAAAGCTGTACACGtacaccatcatcaccaccgacTCCAACAAGCAGCTCAAGTTCCTGCACGACCGCATGCCCGTCATGTTCGACCCAGGCTCTGACAAGATCAAGCAGTGGCTGGACCCGAGCAAGCACGAGTGGGATCGCCAGCTGCAGTCGTTGCTCAAGCCCTTTGACGGGCAGCTCGAGGTGTACCCGGTGAGCAAGGACGTGGGCAAGGTGGGCAACAACTCGCCCTCCTTCATCATCCCCCTAAACAGCAAAGAGAACAAATCCAACATTGCAAACTTCTTTGCCAACGCATCGCAAAAGGGCGGAGCGAAGGGCGGCGAAAAGACTACCGCTTCGACAAAGGACGCGAAGACAGAAACGGAGAAGCAAGGCCCCTTTACGGCCGTCAAGGAAGAGGCACCAGAATCGAGCCCCGcagagaagcgcaaggccgtTCCGTCCGTAGGGGACAGCCCCCCAGCCAAAAAGACGGCCACGGAAAGGAAGAAGATCAGCGCGACGCAGAACGAGCGGAGGAGCCCGGTCAAGTCCAAGGCGCCAGGATCTCAGAAGATTACCAAGTTCTTCGGCAACAGCGCATAA
- a CDS encoding Pyridoxine 4-dehydrogenase (EggNog:ENOG503NWNE~COG:C), translated as MTVQVTGKQVGPIGFGLMGLTTGGAQTDEQRFAAIKAALESGCNYFNGGEFYGTPEENSLSMLRRYLAAHPEDADRIVLNVKGGLGPDMSPAGSRKDVAKSLDNVLRMLGPQGRIAQFEVGRKDPNVDYEEETLATIDEYVKSGKIGGISLSEVSAATIRSAAERFKITAVETELSLFHTDPLTNGILEACGELDIPVVAYSPLGRGFLGGQLKSLDDLPANDRKRIFPRFHEDNFYKNLELVRAVEGLAKRKGCTTGQVAIGWVVAMSRRPGMPTIIPIPGSSKAERVRENATVVQLTDAELQEIDEILKTFVPAGPRYPDRFMAYVEG; from the exons ATGACTGTCCAAGTTACTGGCAAGCAAGTCGGCCCTATTGGCTTTGGGCTTATGG GCTTGACAACTGGCGGCGCCCAgaccgacgagcagcgcttCGCAGCCATCAAGGCTGCTCTTGAGTCCGGCTGCAACTACTTCAACGGAGGCGAGTTTTATGGCACGCCAGAGGAGAACTCTCTCTCGATGCTGAGGCGATATCTGGCCGCACATcccgaggacgccgaccGCATCGTCCTCAACGTCAAGGGCGGTCTTGGTCCAGATATGAGCCCCGCGGGATCCAGGAAGGACGTAGCCAAGAGCCTCGACAACGTACTGCGGATGCTCGGTCCCCAAGGACGCATCGCACAGTTTGAGGTCGGCAGAAAAGACCCCAATGTCGACTATGAGGAGGAAACGCTGGCCACGATTGATGAATATGTCAAGAGCGGCAAGATTGGCGGCATCTCCCTGAGCGAAGTCAGTGCCGCCACGATCCGCAGCGCTGCCGAGCGTTTCAAGATCACGGCGGTGGAGACGGAGCTGTCATTGTTCCACACGGATCCCCTCACcaacggcatcctcgaggcatgcggcgagctggacatCCCGGTTGTAGCATACT CACCTCTTGGTCGAGGATtcctcggcgggcagctcaAGTCGCTTGACGACCTCCCCGCCAACGACCGCAAGCGCATCTTCCCGCGCTTCCATGAAGACAACTTCTACAAGAACCTCGAGCTCGTGCGCGCAGTGGAGGGTCTCGCAAAGCGCAAGGGGTGCACGACCGGGCAGGTCGCCATCGGATGGGTCgtggcgatgtcgaggcgGCCCGGCATGCCCACAATCATCCCCATCCCCGGATCGTCAAAGGCGGAACGCGTCCGGGAGAACGCAACCGTGGTGCAACTCACGGACGCTGAGCTGCAGGAGATTGATGAGATTCTCAAGACGTTTgtgcccgccggcccgagGTACCCCGATCGATTCATGGCGTATGTCGAGGGATAG
- a CDS encoding L-ascorbate oxidase (SECRETED:SignalP(1-20~SECRETED:cutsite=AAA-LQ~SECRETED:prob=0.5918)~EggNog:ENOG503NVC3~CAZy:AA1~COG:Q) has product MARCFGYRSLLLLFVTSAAALQYHSHDDSFQPDAVLRVTRQDVSVGGLVRSTTLVNGSTPGPELRIPEDEAVWIRVYNDMKDDNLTMHWHGLAQAAAPFSDGTPLASQWPIAPMHFFDYELKSPSGTAGTYYYHSHVGFQASTATGALIVEDDPSKPPPYAYDEERVVFLHEYWNRTDEEMEAGLEATPLKWYSEPNTWLINGKGISTASGADKESRSLHVIDVQPGKTYRFRFIAATALSLALFGFEEHNDLKIIAADGHYTKPHSVELLQMGSGQRLDALFEAKTCEELRKLDRLDYYMQLESRDRTRVVRTFAILRYENNCGFPEHVPQRVPETANPDKAPLTLPPTINGYLDYALRPLDMEDSETNRAPTAAEVTRRVILKVQQIQNQYAIWQVNNESWSEHAASPLPHTTPREPYLVALYRNRSEYLPDYDAAVANGGLDARTQTYPARLGEVIEVVWQHLGARDLQQNRSGGAGRSGTLDTHPLHAHGVHYWDMGGGDGAWDEATAEARLAGSEPVRRDTTVLYRYGESTKTAPQTNTTTGSGRGGKDDDDDDDDDEGGGNGYKEELRGWRVWRMRVEQAGVWMVHCHTLQHMVMGMQTVWVHGDAEDLMRVGRVDVEGYLEYGGDVYGNASHAPRVLHFHEME; this is encoded by the exons ATGGCGCGGTGCTTTGGGTATCGGAgcctcctgctgctcttcGTGACCTCTGCAGCTGCACTGCAGTATCATAGCCATGATGACTCGTTTCAGCCGGATGCCGTCCTGCGCGTCACGAGGCAGGACGTCAGCGTTGGCGGCTTGGtcaggtcgacgacgctcgtcAACGGCAGCACGCCCGGCCCCGAGCTGCGGATTCCTGAAGACGAGGCCGTGTGGATCAGAGTCTACAATGACATGAAAGATGATAACCTCACCATG CACTGGCACGGCCTCGCACAAGCCGCTGCTCCCTTCTCCGACGGGACGCCCCTCGCGAGTCAATGGCCCATCGCGCCGATGCACTTCTTCGACTACGAGCTCAAGAGCCCATCAGGCACGGCGGGGACGTACTACTACCATTCGCATGTCGGATTCCAGGCCAgcacggccacgggcgcgCTCATCGTGGAGGACGACCCGAGCAAGCCCCCGCCGTACGCGTACGATGAGGAGAGAGTCGTGTTTCTCCACGAGTACTGGAACAGGACGGACGAAGAGATGGAGGCTGGCCTGGAAGCGACGCCTTTGAAATGGTACTCGGAGCCCAACACGTGGCTCATCAACGGCAAGGGGATAAGCAcagcgagcggcgccgacaaagAGTCAAGAAGCCTTCACGTCATCGACGTGCAGCCTGGAAAGACGTACAGGTTTCGGTTCATTGCCGCAACGGCACTGTCGCTGGCGCTGTTTGGCTTTGAAGAGCATAATGACCTCAAGATCATTGCCGCGGATGGGCACTATACGAAGCCGCATtccgtcgagctgctgcagatgGGCTCAGGCCAAAGACTAGACGCCCTGTTCGAGGCCAAGACGTGCGAGGAGCTCCGCAAACTCGACCGGCTGGACTATTACATGCAGCTCGAGAGCCGGGACCGAACCAGGGTGGTACGAACGTTTGCCATCTTGCGATATGAGAACAACTGTGGCTTCCCAGAGCACGTGCCGCAACGGGTCCCCGAAACTGCAAACCCCGACAAGGCGCCCCTGACGCTCCCGCCCACGATCAACGGTTACCTGGACTACGCGCTCCGGCCGCTAGATATGGAGGACTCGGAGACCAACCgggcgccgacagcggcagAGGTCACACGCAGAGTCATCCTCAAGGTGCAGCAGATCCAGAATCAGTACGCCATCTGGCAGGTCAACAACGAGTCGTGGTCGGAgcacgccgccagcccgctgcCGCACACGACCCCGCGGGAGCCGTACCTAGTGGCCCTGTACCGCAACCGGAGCGAGTACCTGCCCGACTACGACGCGGCAGTGGCCAACGGCGGGCTCGACGCGCGCACGCAGACGTACCCGGCGCGCCTGGGCGAGGTCATCGAGGTGGTGTGGCAGCATCTCGGCGCGCGGGACCTGCAGCAGAATCGCAGCGGGGGAGCAGGCCGCTCAGGCACGCTGGACACGCACCCTCTGCATGCGCACGGGGTGCACTACTGggacatgggcggcggggatggtgcgtgggacgaggcgacggcggaggcgcggctggcgggctCGGAGCCGGTGCGGCGGGACACGACAGTGCTGTACCGGTACGGGGAGAGtacgaagacggcgccgcagacAAATACGACGACTGGGAGTGGCCGTGGAGGGaaagacgatgatgatgatgatgatgatgatgagggagGGGGCAACGGCTACAAAGAGGAGCTGCGCGGGTGGAGGGTGTGGAGGATGCGCGtggagcaggccggcgtGTGGATGGTGCACTGCCATACGCTGCAGCACATGGTCATGGGCATGCAGACGGTGTGGGTGCATGGCGATGCGGAGGACCTGATGCGCGTTGGGCGGGTGGACGTGGAGGGTTATCTCGAGTATGGGGGGGATGTGTACGGGAACGCGAGCCACGCGCCCCGGGTGCTGCACTTTCACGAGATGGAGTGA